The genomic DNA TATTACTCTCTATAAATTCGATGATCGTAAATATATGATATGTGCCAATGCATCTAACGTGGACGCGGTCTATGAGTATATCCTTTCGAAACTCCCAAAATCCGGAATTAAGATAGATAACCAAAGTTCACAATGGCATCAAATCGCAATACAAGGCCCGAAAGCGGACTCGATACTTTCTTCGTATTTGAAAGCCGACCTTTCGGGGATAGGTTACTATAAGTTTATTTTATTTCCGTTTGAAGGAGAAGAATTGATTCTTTCCCGTACCGGTTACACAGGCGAAGACGGATTCGAAATTTACAGCTCCATCCCAATCGGCATTAAGCTATGGAAGGATCTGCTCGAACACGGTAAATCGTTCGGGCTTCTTCCTGCCGGTTTGGGAGCGAGAGATACTCTTCGAATCGAGGCAAAATATCCTTTGTACGGCCACGAATTAAACGAAACTCGTACTCCGGTTCAATCCGGAATCGGTTGGATCGTTAAAGAGAAGGAAATAAAATTTCCTCAATACGATCGCATTACCGGCGAAAAAAAGAACGGAACCGACCGGAAAGTCACCGCATTTGAATTGCAG from Leptospira fainei serovar Hurstbridge str. BUT 6 includes the following:
- the gcvT gene encoding glycine cleavage system aminomethyltransferase GcvT translates to MSQWKMTPLHEEHRALGAKMIPFGGWDMPVQYSGIIAEHNATREAAGLFDVSHMGEIFVEGEPSEVLQYLESLTCNSVAQMQSGQVQYNAILNDHGGLVDDITLYKFDDRKYMICANASNVDAVYEYILSKLPKSGIKIDNQSSQWHQIAIQGPKADSILSSYLKADLSGIGYYKFILFPFEGEELILSRTGYTGEDGFEIYSSIPIGIKLWKDLLEHGKSFGLLPAGLGARDTLRIEAKYPLYGHELNETRTPVQSGIGWIVKEKEIKFPQYDRITGEKKNGTDRKVTAFELQEAGVPRENMKVLDEKGIEIGITTSGTFSPSLKKGLGLAWIDANKIKHGQKIRIEIRGQAKEAIVYTQPFIPGSIRKN